Proteins co-encoded in one Montipora capricornis isolate CH-2021 chromosome 12, ASM3666992v2, whole genome shotgun sequence genomic window:
- the LOC138025364 gene encoding uncharacterized protein — protein sequence MYHRILIPEEDQNVHGFLWRSMEIDRNPDTYLKTVLTFGDKPAPAMAQIALRKKRSRRRKSQSECTKDTERKQLHGRHSGLSANYVRSSAADDGNDEVFAKGGFRIKEWQSNRDLKDTGDKQNEEVNVPNGSGEDKVLGIVWNSTEDSFKLKVKSETIDCLNSSEWTKRSILSQIARIYDPVGFAAAFLIRAKIGFQELWQQKWLSLFKEMKELNEVSFPRSLSPPEPADSQPTLCAFADASQDAFGSCAYIKWAVEKGKFYVRFIAAKSRVAPLKEITIPRLKLQAAVLASRVQATINEESRFQLKETVIFTDSAIVLAWVRGKIRRYKPFVSRRIGEIQSQTDPGQWKHIPSRDNVADDVSRGIVVTELSGRWQSGPDFLRLPKEQWPQSEPEPNQEGVEIECRKTLNVGAVAFSPTIVDSNRFSSWKKLVRVMTWVLRMKRKFLAKIKQTNESQICQGPLSAQELEEGRKHVIIHAQRSLQNRLVNNEFKMLSPFVDDEGIIRVGGRVDKAIVSYEIKHPVLLPHDHIVSRLIIQEAHREMEPNTETQIMAALPQHRTAPDTPPFYYTSCDYFGPFTVKIGRNKTAKYYGVIFTCLNTRAVHLEIATDCSTMEFIQTLLRFFSIRGYPAMMISDNGAQMVGAQRELRKTIEGWDIATLREYCADKGIQWKFTTPGAPHHNGCAEALVKSCKTAIKKAVGNHTLTPFELYTCLLEVANLVNQRPIGRVPNDPDDGAYLCPNDML from the exons ATGTACCACAGAATTCTGATACCAGAGGAAGACCAGAACGTACATGGATTCCTGTGGAGAAGTATGGAGATAGATCGAAACCCTGACACCTACTTGAAGACCGTTTTGACGTTTGGTGACAAACCAGCGCCAGCTATGGCACagatagccttgagaaaaaaaaggagcAGAAGGAGAAAATCACAGTCCGAGTGCACCAAAGATACTGAAAGAAAACAGCTACATGGACGACATTCTGGACTCAGTGCAAACTATGTCAGAAGCTCGGCAGCTGACGACGGAAATGATGAGGTGTTCGCCAAAGGTGGTTTTAGAATTAAAGAATGGCAATCAAATAGAGATTTAAAGGACACTGGCGATAAACAGAATGAAGAAGTGAACGTTCCTAATGGATCAGGTGAAGATAAGGTCTTAGGCATTGTGTGGAACTCTACCGAAGATTCCTTTAAGCTCAAAGTGAAATCTGAAACCATAGACTGCCTGAACTCAAGCGAATGGACTAAGAGAAGTATCCTAAGTCAAATAGCAAGAATTTATGACCCTGTTGGCTTCGCAGCAGCTTTTCTGATACGAGCTAAGATTGGCTTTCAAGAGCTTTGGCAGCAA AAGTGGCTCAGTCTTTTCAAGGAAATGAAAGAGCTTAATGAAGTTTCCTTTCCAAGAAGTTTATCCCCACCGGAACCCGCAGATTCCCAACCGACACTTTGTGCCTTTGCAGACGCATCTCAAGACGCATTTGGCTCATGTGCTTACATCAAATGGGCAGTAGAGAAGGGTAAATTTTACGTCAGATTCATAGCAGCCAAGTCAAGAGTAGCTCCCCTCAAAGAGATCACAATCCCGCGGCTTAAGCTACAAGCGGCTGTATTAGCTTCCAGAGTACAAGCCACAATCAATGAAGAGTCTCGTTTCCAGTTGAAAGAAACCGTCATCTTTACCGACAGTGCCATCGTGTTAGCATGGGTTCGTGGCAAGATCAGGCGTTACAAACCGTTTGTCTCTAGAAGAATAGGAGAAATCCAAAGTCAAACCGACCCAGGACAGTGGAAGCATATTCCAAGCCGAGACAACGTAGCAGATGATGTCTCGCGTGGTATAGTGGTTACGGAGTTGTCAGGAAGATGGCAGTCCGGACCAGATTTTTTACGCCTGCCTAAAGAACAGTGGCCCCAGAGCGAACCAGAGCCGAACCAAGAAGGAGTAGAGATAGAATGTAGGAAGACGTTGAATGTAGGAGCTGTGGCATTCTCGCCAACTATAGTTGACAGCAATAGATTTTCCAGTTGGAAGAAGCTAGTTCGCGTGATGACATGGGTACTCAGGATGAAGAGAAAGTTTCTAGCCAAGATAAAGCAAACTAACGAGTCCCAAATATGTCAAGGACCGCTATCCGCTCAAGAGTTAGAGGAAGGCAGAAAGCATGTTATCATACACGCACAGAGAAGCCTACAGAACCGCCTGGTGAACAACGAGTTCAAGATGCTAAGTCCCTTTGTAGATGACGAAGGCATTATCCGAGTTGGAGGACGCGTCGACAAGGCAATCGTATCCTATGAAATAAAGCACCCAGTATTGTTACCTCATGACCACATCGTATCACGTCTTATCATACAAGAAGCTCATCG AGAAATGGAACCGAATACAGAAACGCAGATCATGGCCGCCCTACCTCAACACCGAACGGCACCAGACACCCCGCCATTTTACTATACGTCGTGCGATTATTTCGGTCCCTTCACGGTAAAAATTGGAAGAAACAAAACGGCGAAGTACTATGGAGTTATTTTCACTTGCCTCAACACCAGAGCCGTCCATCTAGAAATAGCTACTGACTGTTCTACCATGGAATTCATTCAAACGCTTCTCAGATTTTTTTCCATCAGAGGTTACCCCGCTATGATGATAAGCGACAACGGAGCGCAGATGGTAGGAGCTCAAAGGGAACTCCGCAAGACGATCGAAGGATGGGACATTGCAACACTTCGAGAATATTGTGCCGATAAAGGAATACAGTGGAAGTTTACAACCCCAGGTGCACCACACCATAATGGTTGCGCAGAGGCTCTTGTAAAAAGTTGCAAGACCGCTATAAAGAAAGCAGTGGGAAATCACACCTTGACGCCTTTTGAATTGTATACGTGTCTTTTAGAAGTTGCTAACCTAGTCAATCAACGTCCGATTGGTCGAGTTCCAAATGATCCAGACGATGGAGCCTATTTATGTCCGAACGATATGCTGTAG